In a genomic window of Hyphomonas sp.:
- the trbB gene encoding P-type conjugative transfer ATPase TrbB, with protein sequence MALKTNQYTESEERRNAMLRTAFCPVVREALEAPGTIEIMANPDGSVWIETAGIGLSVSDHRLEVSDRERVIRLVASSAGEALSRTSPIVSAELPGGGERFEGLLPPVSTAPCFSIRKPTSTPFSLGDYVTQQALAPTLCAALREAIGAHANILIAGGTSSGKTTFTNALLAEPAFEADRILILEDTRELRCAAPNVVQLRTHRDSVSLQQLVRSTLRLRPDRIIVGEVRGAEALDLLKAWNTGHPGGITTLHANSARGALKRLEQLTLEATNRAPFDLIAEAIDVVIYMSRSGGQRRVEEALRVTGFDGEAYMTDPLTCPQLSLIAQGDTQ encoded by the coding sequence ATGGCTCTCAAAACAAATCAGTACACTGAATCTGAAGAACGTCGCAACGCCATGCTGCGCACAGCCTTTTGTCCAGTTGTCCGCGAGGCACTCGAAGCGCCCGGCACGATCGAAATCATGGCCAATCCCGACGGGTCGGTCTGGATCGAGACCGCCGGCATCGGACTGAGTGTTTCCGACCATCGTCTTGAAGTTTCCGATCGCGAACGGGTCATAAGACTCGTCGCCTCCAGTGCGGGAGAAGCTCTCAGCCGCACCTCCCCCATCGTCTCCGCCGAACTGCCAGGCGGCGGCGAGCGGTTCGAGGGACTTCTCCCGCCTGTTTCAACCGCGCCCTGTTTCTCTATCCGGAAACCCACCTCAACGCCTTTCAGTCTCGGCGATTATGTCACGCAGCAGGCGCTCGCGCCTACCCTTTGCGCCGCCTTGCGTGAGGCGATTGGCGCACACGCCAACATCCTAATCGCCGGCGGCACTTCCTCCGGCAAAACCACATTCACCAACGCCCTGCTCGCTGAGCCGGCATTCGAAGCCGACCGCATCCTCATTCTGGAAGATACGCGCGAACTCCGCTGCGCAGCCCCCAACGTTGTTCAATTGCGAACGCATCGGGACAGTGTGTCACTTCAACAACTTGTCCGATCAACACTCCGCCTGCGCCCTGACCGCATCATTGTCGGCGAAGTCCGCGGGGCCGAAGCGCTGGATCTCCTCAAGGCCTGGAACACGGGCCATCCGGGCGGGATCACGACCCTGCATGCCAATTCCGCGCGCGGCGCGCTCAAACGCCTGGAACAGCTTACGCTTGAAGCCACAAACCGCGCGCCGTTCGATCTGATCGCCGAAGCCATTGATGTCGTCATCTATATGAGCCGATCCGGCGGCCAGCGCCGCGTCGAGGAAGCCCTCCGCGTCACCGGCTTCGATGGCGAAGCTTACATGACCGACCCCCTTACCTGCCCCCAGCTTTCCCTCATCGCGCAAGGAGACACGCAATGA
- the trbE gene encoding conjugal transfer protein TrbE codes for MLNLKEYSETPRLLADYLPWACLVAPGVVLNKDGSFQTTFKYRGPDLESSTEEELVSVMARVNNVLRRFGSGWALFFEAQRDEVHDYPDCAFPDAASWLVDQERGLQAEESGARYESSYFLTLLWLPPADATGRAEKALIERAETEEAANWRHRLETFEQHAARVFDLLATCLAEIHRLSDDETLTYLHSTISTKRHAVATPELPVFLDAVLADEPFAGGLEPMIGDAHLRTLTILGFPASTLPGILDELNRQGFSYRWATRFIAMDKAEAEKVLGKKRRHWFAKRKSIGAVLRETMFNEQAALLDTDADNKAGDADAALQELGSDLVSYGYVTTTITVAHEDRRTVDEHIRVAERIINGRGFTAIRETLNAVEAWLGSLPGHTYANVRQPILHTLNLAHMVPLSAVWAGEYGNRHLGAPALVQAQTDGTTPFRLNLHVGDVGHTLVVGPTGAGKSVLLSLLALQWKRYPGAQVFIFDKGRSARAATLCMGGAHVDLGGGDAPSLQPLRDIETETGASFAADWLAGLCAGEGVAMTPDLKTALWEAIQALSSAPEAERTLTGLSLMLQEETLKSTLHPFTLEGPHGRLLDGDHETLTLADTVCFEMEDLMHIKGAALPVLTYLFHRLEARFDGRPTLLILDEAWLFLDDPLFAARIREWLKTLRKKNVAVVFATQSLADIANSSIAPALIESCPTRIFLPNERAQEPQSRETYQRFGLNARQVELISQATPKRDYYYQSPLGCRVFELGLGPIALALCGASSPVDQERINRTLAEAEPEDFAETFLHAKGLDWAADLLARWPGHAPDTEPALPPTDMIAAE; via the coding sequence ATGCTGAACCTGAAAGAGTATTCCGAGACACCGCGCCTGTTGGCGGACTATCTCCCCTGGGCCTGTCTTGTGGCGCCGGGCGTCGTCCTCAACAAGGATGGCAGCTTCCAGACGACGTTCAAATACCGTGGTCCCGATCTCGAAAGCTCGACGGAAGAAGAACTCGTCTCCGTCATGGCGCGGGTCAATAATGTGCTGCGCCGGTTCGGCTCAGGCTGGGCGCTCTTCTTTGAGGCGCAGCGGGATGAAGTGCATGACTATCCCGATTGTGCATTCCCGGACGCGGCCTCCTGGCTTGTGGATCAGGAGCGTGGTCTGCAGGCGGAGGAGTCAGGCGCGCGCTATGAGAGCAGCTATTTCCTGACCCTCTTATGGCTGCCGCCGGCGGACGCCACAGGCCGCGCGGAAAAAGCCCTGATCGAGCGGGCGGAGACCGAGGAAGCGGCAAACTGGCGTCATCGGCTGGAAACGTTCGAGCAGCATGCCGCACGTGTCTTCGACCTGCTGGCGACCTGTCTCGCAGAAATCCACCGCCTCAGTGATGACGAGACGCTGACCTATCTCCACTCGACCATCTCGACCAAGCGCCACGCTGTGGCGACACCGGAACTGCCGGTCTTCCTCGATGCTGTACTGGCCGACGAGCCCTTCGCAGGCGGCCTCGAACCCATGATCGGCGACGCGCATCTCCGGACACTGACGATCCTCGGATTTCCGGCGTCCACTCTGCCGGGAATTCTCGACGAGCTGAACCGGCAGGGATTTTCCTATCGCTGGGCCACACGCTTCATCGCCATGGACAAGGCCGAAGCCGAAAAAGTGCTCGGCAAGAAACGCCGCCACTGGTTCGCCAAGCGCAAATCCATCGGTGCCGTCCTGCGCGAGACCATGTTCAACGAGCAGGCTGCCCTGCTGGATACGGATGCCGACAATAAGGCAGGCGATGCCGATGCCGCCCTGCAGGAGCTCGGCAGCGACCTTGTCTCCTATGGCTATGTCACGACCACCATCACCGTTGCGCATGAAGACCGGCGCACCGTCGATGAACACATCCGTGTTGCCGAGCGCATCATCAATGGCCGCGGCTTCACGGCGATCCGCGAGACGCTCAACGCCGTCGAAGCCTGGCTTGGCTCGTTGCCCGGTCATACTTATGCCAATGTCCGCCAGCCTATCCTGCACACGCTGAACCTGGCGCATATGGTGCCACTGTCAGCGGTGTGGGCAGGGGAGTATGGCAACCGCCATCTCGGCGCTCCGGCGCTGGTCCAGGCGCAGACCGATGGCACAACGCCCTTCCGGCTCAACCTTCATGTCGGCGATGTTGGCCACACGCTGGTCGTTGGCCCGACCGGCGCGGGCAAATCGGTCCTGCTCTCGCTTCTGGCGCTGCAGTGGAAACGCTATCCTGGCGCGCAGGTTTTCATTTTCGACAAGGGGCGGTCCGCCCGCGCGGCAACGCTTTGCATGGGCGGCGCGCATGTCGATCTTGGCGGCGGGGATGCGCCAAGTCTCCAGCCGCTGCGCGACATTGAGACCGAGACCGGAGCGAGCTTCGCCGCCGACTGGCTGGCCGGCCTTTGCGCCGGTGAAGGCGTCGCCATGACGCCCGATCTCAAAACCGCGCTCTGGGAGGCCATACAGGCGCTGAGCTCGGCCCCGGAGGCCGAACGCACCCTAACCGGTCTCAGCCTTATGCTGCAGGAGGAGACGCTGAAATCCACCCTGCACCCCTTCACGCTGGAAGGCCCGCATGGCCGGCTGCTGGATGGCGATCATGAAACACTGACTCTCGCCGATACGGTCTGCTTTGAAATGGAAGATCTGATGCACATAAAAGGTGCAGCCCTCCCCGTGCTGACCTATCTCTTCCACCGGCTCGAAGCCCGGTTCGATGGACGTCCCACACTGCTCATCCTCGATGAAGCCTGGCTGTTCCTTGATGATCCTCTGTTCGCGGCGCGCATCCGCGAGTGGCTGAAGACGCTCCGCAAGAAGAACGTCGCCGTTGTGTTCGCGACCCAATCGCTCGCCGACATTGCGAACAGCTCCATAGCGCCCGCCCTGATCGAATCCTGCCCGACACGGATCTTCCTGCCGAATGAGCGAGCACAGGAGCCACAATCGCGAGAGACATATCAACGCTTCGGCCTCAATGCCCGGCAGGTGGAGCTGATCAGCCAGGCGACGCCGAAGCGGGATTATTACTATCAGTCGCCGCTTGGCTGCCGCGTGTTCGAACTGGGGCTCGGGCCGATCGCGCTCGCCCTCTGCGGCGCGTCCAGCCCGGTCGACCAGGAACGGATCAACCGGACACTCGCGGAAGCCGAACCAGAAGACTTCGCCGAAACCTTCCTCCACGCCAAGGGCCTAGACTGGGCCGCGGATCTGCTGGCGCGCTGGCCGGGTCACGCGCCGGATACCGAGCCAGCACTCCCGCCCACCGACATGATCGCCGCTGAATAG
- a CDS encoding VirB3 family type IV secretion system protein, which translates to MADGYEIPLHRSLTEPILMAGAPRSAAIAIGTLAAALALGLRLWIPGLLLWLLGHSAAVFMARSDPDFMAVASRSTRHKEHLQC; encoded by the coding sequence ATGGCCGACGGCTATGAAATTCCCCTGCACCGGTCACTGACCGAGCCGATCCTGATGGCAGGCGCGCCGCGCTCGGCCGCCATCGCCATCGGAACGCTGGCGGCGGCCCTGGCCCTCGGGCTTCGCCTCTGGATCCCCGGCCTGCTGCTCTGGTTGCTCGGCCATTCGGCGGCGGTGTTCATGGCCAGAAGCGATCCTGATTTCATGGCCGTCGCCAGCCGCTCGACCCGTCACAAGGAACACCTGCAATGCTGA
- a CDS encoding TrbC/VirB2 family protein translates to MTLYTNIKAANRTVQAAAIIGLGLLIAGPAHAAGSGMPWEGPLDQILQSIEGPVARIVAVIIITLTGLTLAFGETSGGMRKLIQIVFGLSIAFAATSFFLTFFSFGGGALV, encoded by the coding sequence ATGACACTCTATACAAATATCAAGGCCGCAAACCGGACGGTTCAGGCCGCAGCAATCATCGGACTCGGCCTGCTGATCGCCGGCCCCGCCCATGCTGCAGGCTCAGGCATGCCCTGGGAGGGGCCACTCGACCAGATCCTGCAATCGATCGAAGGACCGGTCGCCCGCATCGTCGCGGTGATCATCATTACCCTGACAGGCCTGACACTCGCTTTTGGTGAAACCAGCGGCGGCATGCGCAAGCTGATCCAGATCGTGTTCGGCCTCTCCATCGCTTTCGCGGCCACCAGCTTCTTTCTCACCTTCTTCAGCTTCGGCGGCGGTGCGCTGGTCTGA